The Elusimicrobiota bacterium DNA window GGCAATCTCGGCTGTGTTAAACAAAAATCTATTGTCGAGTTGATGAAGCGGCGCCAGAGCCAGGGCGCCAAACCCGGTACTTTGTTGAGTCAGCTTATTGCCATCCGCCAGTTCCATCGCTTTCTTCTGACAGCCGAGGGACTTGGTGATCCAACCACTCACCTCAATCTGCCCAAGCGCCGACCGAAAATCCCCACACCAATCAGTCCCAGCGAGATGGAAAAAATTCTCAATCCTCCCGCCTCCCAAAAATTCACCCGACTACGTGACCATGCTCTATTGGAACTGGCATACTCGAGCGGAATGAGAGCGAACGAACTGGTCACGCTAAAAATCGGTGATGTGAATCTTTTGGACGGATGGGCGCGAGTGGTGAACGGAAAAGGCGGTAAGGAACGCGTGGTCCCAGTGGGTCACAAAGCCAACGAAGCGATTGTTCGTTACTTGAGAGCCAGGTCGAACCGATTTCCGACGGCCAGCAATGTATTGTTTCTGAATTCAAAAGGCCAGGCGCTACAACGGGGCGGGTTTTGGTGGATTGTTAAACAGCAAGCGCGCCGCGTGGGGATCATAGGTCGCGTGACCCCACACCAGTTCCGTCACAGCTTCGCCACCCATCTCTTAGCTGGGGGAGCGGACCTTCGCGCGATCCAAGAAATGCTCGGCCACGCCGACATCTCAACCACGCAGATCTATACCCATGTGGATTTGGATTTCTTGATGCAAACCTGCCGGAGAGCCCACCCGCGCTATTAAACGCGTTCGGTTTTTCGTCTAAGAGAAAGGAGTTCTTTTACTAGGGTCAACAAATCATCGTTCTTAAATGGTTTCGCCAAAAAGGCGTCGGCGCCCGCCCGCAGGATCACCCGTTTGGATTTCTCAATGTGGTAGGCCGTCACAGCCAAAATCTTCGTTTGTTTTAGGTCCTTTGAGCGACGGATTGTTTTGCAGACCCGGATGCCATTGATACAGGGAAGGAGCAGATCCAAAACCACCAAGTCGGGCCTGATTTCCATCGTCTTGAAACCGCCGTCGTATCCATCCACCGCTTCATGGATCTCAACACTCTCGAAATGAGAGCCAAGAAGTCGCGCCATCAATCGACGCGACACGGCATCGTCTTCAATAATAAGAATTTTGGTATTGCCGGAGAGATT harbors:
- the xerD_2 gene encoding Tyrosine recombinase XerD is translated as MARQSDTERLISFLAHVRDEKRLSQATVDSYRYQLTNYLRHLASLGGNLGCVKQKSIVELMKRRQSQGAKPGTLLSQLIAIRQFHRFLLTAEGLGDPTTHLNLPKRRPKIPTPISPSEMEKILNPPASQKFTRLRDHALLELAYSSGMRANELVTLKIGDVNLLDGWARVVNGKGGKERVVPVGHKANEAIVRYLRARSNRFPTASNVLFLNSKGQALQRGGFWWIVKQQARRVGIIGRVTPHQFRHSFATHLLAGGADLRAIQEMLGHADISTTQIYTHVDLDFLMQTCRRAHPRY
- the rssB_2 gene encoding Regulator of RpoS; this translates as MERKRFGPYEIARRCHVTPTTVYRWIKSHRLPAFKTGGGHHRVWEEDLLAFEKSLNLSGNTKILIIEDDAVSRRLMARLLGSHFESVEIHEAVDGYDGGFKTMEIRPDLVVLDLLLPCINGIRVCKTIRRSKDLKQTKILAVTAYHIEKSKRVILRAGADAFLAKPFKNDDLLTLVKELLSLRRKTERV